The Fusarium musae strain F31 chromosome 10, whole genome shotgun sequence DNA window CTAGGAATGTTTGTGAAAGAAAAGTCTTCGGATGTTTCAATTGGCACTGTAGGAAAGTCGGCCGTTGAAGTATTAGAAAAGCGAAAGGTGCCTGTTTGTGTAGGTGCTACAGACGGCGGAACAAGTGTCGTCAAGTCCACGAGCGACGTGGCGTCGGAGGGATCAGTAGAAGCACCAGGAATCGCTGTACTGAAGTGAACGGATATGACCGCAGTGTTTACTGTAGGTTGCATGCTCTGGAGATCGGTTGACGTAGGAGCAGCGCTTGTAGACGCTTGTCCATCTTCGCATTCATCGACTATCGCCAACAATTAGCTTCTGGTGATATTCATAACATATAGAAACAAACCTCCAACGACAGATAATCTGACTGATACGCAGCCTTCGGGCGAAGATGTAAAGGTTTTGTATCTCAGACCAGTTCTTGGACTCTGACAGAAGCCTACTCCTACTTCACCACTGGGTAGGATAGGGCTGCGGAACCGGAGAAATCCACCGTCACCGGCAAATGTTGTAGCGACAGCTCCACGGGGCACTGTCGTCTGGTCACCACGCAGTTCCTTGAAGTCTTCGCCGTTGTAATAATTAGGTCTTCCGCCGTCGAGAAGGCGTCCGTCCGAGAGGCTGAATGCGGAAGCATCTTGGCATACCTCTGATTTAGAGCCCACAAAACCCCCAACCGCTCTCCTGATACGCCTCCGTCTTGAGTTATCAGTGTCTGGAACGATCCGTAAGACAACGAGCTGGTCGTCCGGCCCGGGCGCTGTCGTAGGATCGGAGTTCGCAGTATTCGTATCCGTCGTGACCGAAGTTACGAATAACTGACTTGAGTCGTCAGAAAGAGACTGAGAAGTCTGGATAGTCTCAGTCAGGTCGAGGGATTGACTAATTCCGGACTCGAATGTGGTggaagctgtcaaggcaACATCGAAAGTCTGCGATGAGCTGTTCGCGCCATTTGTCGGCACAGAACCCGTAACATTCGACAAGACAGGGATGAGGTACGTTGAGAAGAATGTTACACAGACTGTATCCGGTTTTTTAAAACCATATTGAGCACTGGCTTGTGTGATTAGAAATGAAAGTAGTAGTGAAACGAGTCGTGATATTTTGTGGGTTACCAAGACGAGCAGCTTACCCGCAAAGAGTGAAAGAGGCGAGGCGTCATATTAATGGCTTTTCTCTGATATCCACCGCGAAGGGAGAGTTTACTCCGGCTTGTGATGTGAGGAATGGAAACGTTTGGTCGCTCGGGAGTTGGGAGTTGCCAGTCGGTATATATAGCTGTAAGGGAGCAACAACGGTCGATGTCTCAGCCTGGACCCGACTCAAATTAGGGAGCTTTATGGATCGCATCTGGATAAAACATGCTTGTTTTCTAAGCGAGACATAGCCTTGCAGTTATTACTGGTTAGTAAACGGGGCTCCTTTTTGACTCTTCTAGGCTCATAGGCACTACCTGACTCCCTTCATGTATTTGATTTCGAGACTCAAATGCGTCGAAGTCTATCACATAACGTTCAAGCTGGAGTATTATTTGCTGGCCGTTCGTTCTGAATTGAAGTCACATGTATTAAGTAAAATCTTTGCATATTGTTGCGGGTAAAATAGTGAAGCCGGTTGTTTGCATTTCTCGAGAGAGCTTCGGGGCGACACTTGCGCCCGAAACTGCACCAAGTCAGAATTATATCGTTGCCATCAATTGGGCACCGGGCCCATTGTTTGAAGAGTATTATCGAATTTACGAATtctctagctttttaagagTCAGTAATAATGATAAATGAATTAGCGTGAATATCTATAGCCAGCAAACTCCTGCATTATATCCTTtgtatatctttatagattCAGTCGGTAAGAACTCAAAGTAGGACGCCCATACAATAGCGTTTGATCCGATCCAAATTCCCGTAAGTATACATAATCCATGGCAGATAACTATTAGAAGATTCCGACATCACAGAAATGCAATGTAACCTGCGAAGTGACTTCAAAACGAGCTCCTGAAACATCTGATAGAGTCTTCGGTTATTCTTGAACTTCGTGACCCGTTCCATATCCGATCCGATCTTCTGACAAGAGTCGTTCTCTCTCACAGTCGGCCCACATCTCAACCCTCTTCTCGACAAAGACTCTACCCTTGACAGTAATGAAGATGGTCAAGATAAGCCCTACCAGGGCTCCAGCGGCGCCCAAAGTCGCGTTGACGGGCGTTGGGTCATCGTGTAGTGGACCATGAGTAAGCGCATCGAGTCCGGATTGAATGAGCTGCGTGATTCCGGAGACGCAAGTAACCGTTCCGTAAATGCGCCCGAACGTGGCGAAACCAAAGACTTTGGTGGCGTAGTCACTAAGATACAAGTCAGTAAATTGATTTGATAAGACCATAGAAATGGCACTTACGAAACTGCGGAATAATACAGAGGACGGAAGAATACGAAAGCAACGACTGTGAAGTATCCAGCAATTATGTTCGGAATACAGTTCAGGACTCCAATAACGATGATAAACACCGTCAAAACGGAAAAGGTAGCGGGAACACTCAGGTTGTTGAGCAAGATTCCAATGAAAGGCGTCGCGGCGACGCCTCCAATGGGGAGAGCAGCATCGAAGAACTCATTGATACGCTCGGCGGCTTTGTCGGAGCCCAACATGTATCGGTACTGCGATCTGACACCAGCGATGAAGTAGTTCATGCGAATCATCTGAAGAATCGTCAAaacgagaatgagaatgaacCAAGGCGTCATCATCTGCTTGTGGGCTGGCATTCCGTGGAGAACACCCCAAACACCGCTGGCTTCCTGTcggtcctcctcttctctgacTCGCTCGCCCCGTTCTTGACTATCGCCAGCGAGTtgctcaatcttctcaagttTAGCCTTTCTCTGGCCGGCTCGTGCACTTCGAACGCGGCTAAGTTCGTTTGTATTgtcgatctcttcatcagatTGGTGAACATCGCGAGTGCGGTCTTGGGCGTGCTCGATTTTCTGCTCGAGCTGCGGAAGGGTATGGTACGAGTGCGCGGGCATCCACAGGAATTCAGCCATTATAATGGCGACCGGGACGGAAATGTAGCCGTAAAAGAATCTGTCGAGTGAAAATGATCCGTCGGAAGCATCATAAGCCATGCGATAGAACAAAAACACGGCAGCCGAGGCATCAAAGGCGCCGGTGACGAGGGCGACGATGAGTCCAGAATATCTGGGAAACGCGTTCGCTAGTTGGTAGCTAGAGACGAAGATAAATGTACCACCGAAAGCAAGAAGTATATTACCGATGAGATATCCGTGGAAGCCGGGATGCGAGAATGAGATggccatcatcaacgaaCCGATGGCGAGCAGAACACTCGAGACCAGCCAACACACTCGTCGACCGAAGCGATCAAGGACAGAGCCGgccaaaagagaagaaacattCGCAgagattgaagctgagaTGAACAAAAGGTTCAAGCGCATGTCTTGCTCAGCGCATGGGATCCTGTAGTCCACCACCGGGCAGAGATCGGAGTAGATGCCTTCCTTGATAAGAATTGGCTTGAGTGCAGCAAAACCGAAGACGATGCCTGCTGCGAACCAACAGGCGATTATACCAGTCGCTACCTGAACTGCACCAAGTTAGCTTTAGCTGTGCGTCTCAATTGACTCGGACTGTGTTGCTTACCATAGCGCTTGAGGTTGGAGACCTTGTAAGCAGCAATGTTAGGCAATTTCTTAGCAACCTCAACAGGGGCAAAATTCAATCGTCGCCATTCTGATCGGTCACCGCTTTGATCGCATTCATCGCCAGGAACAAGAGTATTCCCCGATCCAAAGCCAGGTAAAACACTCGGATAACTCGGGGCCTCGTAGCTGGGATTCGCTGGGCCTTCGTAATCGAAGCCCTCAGTCTGGGTTACATGCTGAGCGAGAGACATTTGCGCGTCCGATCAAAAAGAAAGCCACTACCCAAGCACAAACTAAATGAAAAAAGGTACAGAGCACGAACGAAGTTAATGAATAGGTAATTAAATCCGAAAGAGCATTATTTATTTCCTGATGCTTGAGAAATTGCGGTCAGGATCACGATGTTTCGGTGACTTTCTTCCGTGGACCGTTGCAGGTGACGTCAACTAGATCTCATTGTCAGAGCATGTTGTTCTCGCTCGGGCGATAAGACTATTCTAGTCTTGGGGATACAAGCGAGGGTATTCGCAGGCTGTGAGACCGTGGAACCGCATCGAATTGGGGGGCCTCAGGCATTTGTTGCTTGACGCGACACGCAATTCCATGTTGTTTGCTGTTGCTTGCCGATGTGAAGTTTCGCGAAGCTTCCGCGCCAGTGCCACTAAGCTACAGGGGCCAGCCATCGTACCATTGATGTTACCCTACACCAGCCGCATCCTGTTGATCGCCGCGATTGAGCAATCAATTGTGACTTCTCAATGGTCAATTCCATTCACCACATCCCTTGCCGATTGGGTGTTTCTGTGCAGTCTACAAACCTCCATTCCATTTCCTTGGACGACTGGTAAAGAATTATGCGCGTAACGGTGCGCTTTTGAAGGCAGGCACCAATCTCCAATTCTAAATAGTGTCACCACTCTGGACAAAATCCATGACAGCACACGGACTGTTGTCGCTTTAATGTAATCTAATGAATAAAGTTAGGGCTTCAGGTCTTTTATGTCAATTTGCTGCTTAAAAAGGCAGCAGCCAAAATTGAACGCGCTTCTTGTATTGCTCCACGCGGCATTGTAGGTTGAAGCAACTTTCTTCGAGCTTATGGAATGAATTATTCCATTACTTACGGCACCCGATTAGCCTAAATGGCTTATATCGCCTTCTCCATGACGATGTAGTTTATTTTCTGGGTCGTTGAATCAGCCTGTTTTACAGAATCAGCAAGGTTGAGTTGCATCAAGACCCCTCATTCTGCAGGTTCAATGCGCTCTTCGACAAGATCGTCATGCTACCAACAAGGGTCAAGATCTAGCGCTCGAATCGGCACTATCAATCGTGAGCAATTTGTTTCCGGGGATCGTAATTCAGCCGTTTTCTCCCCCGCATTTGCCTGAATCTATCTCATGATCGACGGCTCAAGTGCGCATATATAATGAGGAGCAGCTCGCGATCGAATTGATGTTTGGTGTAACCAGGACGATATCACCTAGTGGGTTCAAAATGCGCTTCTCTTGGCTATTGTGCCCCCTTCTAGCGATGGGAAGTGCTCTTCCTGAAACGAAGACGGATGTTTCGACATACACCAACCCTGTCCTTCCAGGATGGCACTCAGACCCCTCATGCATCCAGAAAGATGGCCTCTTTCTCTGCGTCACCTCAACTTTCATCTCCTTCCCAGGTCTTCCCGTCTATGCCTCACGGGATCTAGTCAACTGGCGTCTCATCAGCCATGTCTGGAACCGTGAGAAACAGTTGCCTGGCATTAGCTGGAAGACGGCAGGACAGCAGCAGGGGATGTATGCACCAACCATTCGATACCACAAGGGAACATACTACGTCATCTGCGAATACCTGGGCGTTGGAGATATTATTGGTgtcatcttcaagaccaCCAATCCGTGGGACGAGAGTAGCTGGAGTGACCCTGTTACCTTCAAGCCAACTCACATCGACCCCGATCTGTTCTGGGATGATGACGGAAAGGTTTATTGTGCTACCCATGGCATCACTCTGCAGGAGATTGATTTGGAAACTGGAGAGCTTAGCCCGGAGCTCAATATCTGGAACGGCACAGGAGGTGTATGGCCTGAGGGTCCCCATATCTACAAGCGCGACGGTTACTACTATCTCATGATTGCCGAGGGTGGAACTGCCGAAGACCACGCTATCACAATCGCTCGGGCCCGCAAGATCACCGGCCCCTATGAAGCCTACAAGAACAACCCAATCTTGACCAACCGCGGGACATCTGAGTACTTCCAGACTGTCGGTCACGGTGATCTGTTCCAAGATACCAAGGGCAACTGGTGGGGTCTTTGTCTTGCTACTCGCATCACAGCACAGGGAGTTTCACCCATGGGCCGTGAAGCTGTTTTGTTCAATGGCACATGGAACAAGGGCGAATGGCCCAAGTTGCAACCTGTACGAGGTCGCATGCCTGGAAACCTCCTCCCAAAGCCGACGCGAAACGTTCCCGGAGATGGGCCCTTCAACGCTGACCCAGACAACTACAACTTGAAGAAGACTAAGAAGATCCCTCCTCACTTTGTGCACCATAGAGTCCCAAGAGACGGTGccttctctttgtcttcCAAGGGTCTGCACATCGTGCCTAGTCGAAACAACGTTACCGGTAGTGTGTTGCCAGGAGATGAGATTGAGCTATCAGGACAGCGAGGTCTAGCTTTCATCGGACGCCGCCAAACTCACACTCTGTTCAAATACAGTGTTGATATCGACTTCAAGCCCAAGTCCGATGATCAGGAAGCTGGAATCACCGTTTTCCGCACGCAGTTCGACCATATCGATCTTGGCATTGTTCGTCTTCCTACAGACCAaggcagcaacaagaaatCTAAGCTTGCTTTCCGATTCCGAGCCACAGGAGCTCAGAATGTTCCTGCACCGAAGGTAGTACCCGTCCCCGATGGCTGGGAGAAGGGCGTAATCAGTCTACATATCGAGGCAGCCAACGCGACGCACTACAACCTTGGAGCTTCGAGCCACAGAGGCAAGATTCTCGACATCGCGACAGCATCGGCAAGTCTTGTGAGTGGAGGCACGGGTTCATTTGTTGGTAGTTTGCTGGGACCTTATGCTACCTGCAACGGCAAAGGATCTGGAGTGGACTGCCCCAAGGGAGGTGATGTCTATGTGACTCAATGGACTTACAAGCCCGTGGCTCAAGAGATTGATCATGGTGTTTTTGTGAGATCAGAATTGTAGTTCCCCAATACAGCTTGCTTGTTGAGAGCAACGTTGTTAGCTGAGATGCAATTGAAGTTGCTTGACTGATTGTGCTATTATTAGTGACACGTGTGGCGGGAACCAATCTCACTGGAGGGGTTATCCCTAGCTTCCATGTGGCCCCCTCTCCACTCAGATCTGGGATGCAAGGGCGATGACCGGTTATTGAAATGCCGATTTAACGGGGCGACAAAATGCCGAATGTTGGCATAAACAGCCACAAAGAAATAtttttctatttaattacttcaTCAACGTGTTTGAAATTTTTGTTCTCCATTATGCCCATCATGCACAATGCCGTCCAAAAAGCTGTCGCATCCCgtcatgttgatggtgaaaaAGCTTCTTCCCCCGTTCACGTCAAGGTTCGAGCTTATCACAAAGTACCCTTCTTACAGTGACACAATGTCGAACCTCAAAATACATACCGCCTTTCTGATACAGTGATAAATCAATTGGCTTTAGGCCGCAAAAGGTTACGCCGAAACCATACCCTTATCTCTGTGGCGATGGTGTCTTAGTGGCCTCCTCATCTAACCGTATTCGATCATTCCGAGGGTCCAGAACACAAATGCTCAGTAGCGACTTTGCCTGCAAATTCTTTTTCCCATTCATTTAAATTGCCATCTTTCTTATCGATCACTCTCAGGACCCTTTATCTTTCCACCAGCCAGCAACAATGGAGTTCCAAAAACCCCGACTGCCTCCAAAGGCACCAAGAAGTACGCTAAAACCTTCCAATGTCGTCACTCACGATCTGGACTTTTACGTACATCCGAATCTGGTCCCTGATCAAGACCCCTGCAAGGGTAGATTACTTCGAGCCACGGGTCCTATTCGAGAAGGAACCATTCTTCTCGTAGACATACCGTATGCTATCGTCCCTTCTGTGACGTCCAACGAACCGCTTGTATGCAGCAATCTATCCTGCTCTCGCCGTGTCCCGCAGAATGCTCGCGCCGTCCGCTGTGAGCTTGCTTGTTTCAAGGATGTTGTGTGGTGTAATGTCGCATGCCGAGCTACGGATAAGAGCCGACATGACTTTGAGTGCTCTTGGCTGAAGAAACACGCAGAAGCACTTCGCCAGAAAGAGGGAGAGTACAATTTTGCTACGGTCTGGCATGTTGTTCGACTACTTGCCACGTGGAATGCCGAGTTACACGGCGGTAACGCCCTTACACAACAGCGGCGTCCATGGGAGGCCCATTTCCTACGTGGCTGGAAAGCCGTGGACATGTGCTGTGCGTACCTTGACTCGTGGCCCGAGGTGCAGATTACACATTGGAAACGACTGGTCCATGAGTATCTGAGTGATGCAACTGTTCTACCGCCCCTTCTAAGTGCCGAACAAATGCTTTTGCTATTATGCAAGGAAGAGACCAATACTTTTGGCCTGTATCC harbors:
- a CDS encoding hypothetical protein (EggNog:ENOG41), with product MEFQKPRLPPKAPRSTLKPSNVVTHDLDFYVHPNLVPDQDPCKGRLLRATGPIREGTILLVDIPYAIVPSVTSNEPLVCSNLSCSRRVPQNARAVRCELACFKDVVWCNVACRATDKSRHDFECSWLKKHAEALRQKEGEYNFATVWHVVRLLATWNAELHGGNALTQQRRPWEAHFLRGWKAVDMCCAYLDSWPEVQITHWKRLVHEYLSDATVLPPLLSAEQMLLLLCKEETNTFGLYPRATGSQPMNDNAAPRGESYGMALYPRAAQFNHSCLPNVTHKPDGQARMVYTAARDITKGEECMITYFDLTVHTALSSRQNHTQEQFQFKCTCERCLKEEAEENLEGMDSLPFGF
- a CDS encoding hypothetical protein (EggNog:ENOG41~CAZy:GH43) — translated: MGSALPETKTDVSTYTNPVLPGWHSDPSCIQKDGLFLCVTSTFISFPGLPVYASRDLVNWRLISHVWNREKQLPGISWKTAGQQQGMYAPTIRYHKGTYYVICEYLGVGDIIGVIFKTTNPWDESSWSDPVTFKPTHIDPDLFWDDDGKVYCATHGITLQEIDLETGELSPELNIWNGTGGVWPEGPHIYKRDGYYYLMIAEGGTAEDHAITIARARKITGPYEAYKNNPILTNRGTSEYFQTVGHGDLFQDTKGNWWGLCLATRITAQGVSPMGREAVLFNGTWNKGEWPKLQPVRGRMPGNLLPKPTRNVPGDGPFNADPDNYNLKKTKKIPPHFVHHRVPRDGAFSLSSKGLHIVPSRNNVTGSVLPGDEIELSGQRGLAFIGRRQTHTLFKYSVDIDFKPKSDDQEAGITVFRTQFDHIDLGIVRLPTDQGSNKKSKLAFRFRATGAQNVPAPKVVPVPDGWEKGVISLHIEAANATHYNLGASSHRGKILDIATASASLVSGGTGSFVGSLLGPYATCNGKGSGVDCPKGGDVYVTQWTYKPVAQEIDHGVFVRSEL
- a CDS encoding hypothetical protein (EggNog:ENOG41) translates to MSLAQHVTQTEGFDYEGPANPSYEAPSYPSVLPGFGSGNTLVPGDECDQSGDRSEWRRLNFAPVEVAKKLPNIAAYKVSNLKRYVQVATGIIACWFAAGIVFGFAALKPILIKEGIYSDLCPVVDYRIPCAEQDMRLNLLFISASISANVSSLLAGSVLDRFGRRVCWLVSSVLLAIGSLMMAISFSHPGFHGYLIGNILLAFGGTFIFVSSYQLANAFPRYSGLIVALVTGAFDASAAVFLFYRMAYDASDGSFSLDRFFYGYISVPVAIIMAEFLWMPAHSYHTLPQLEQKIEHAQDRTRDVHQSDEEIDNTNELSRVRSARAGQRKAKLEKIEQLAGDSQERGERVREEEDRQEASGVWGVLHGMPAHKQMMTPWFILILVLTILQMIRMNYFIAGVRSQYRYMLGSDKAAERINEFFDAALPIGGVAATPFIGILLNNLSVPATFSVLTVFIIVIGVLNCIPNIIAGYFTVVAFVFFRPLYYSAVSDYATKVFGFATFGRIYGTVTCVSGITQLIQSGLDALTHGPLHDDPTPVNATLGAAGALVGLILTIFITVKGRVFVEKRVEMWADCERERLLSEDRIGYGTGHEVQE